From the genome of Gorilla gorilla gorilla isolate KB3781 chromosome 4, NHGRI_mGorGor1-v2.1_pri, whole genome shotgun sequence:
ctatattctatagaatagatattctatattctatagaatagatattctatattctatagaatagatattctatattctatagaatagatattctatattctatagaatagatattctatattctatagaatagatattctatattctatagaatagatattctatagaatagatattctatattctatagaatagatattctatagaatagatattctatattctatagaatagatattctatattctatagaatagatattctatagaatagatattctatattctatagaatagatattctatagaatagatattctatattctatagaatagatattctatagaatagatattctatattctatagaatagatattctatagaatagatattctatattctatagaatagatattctatattctatagaatagatattctatattctatagaatagatattctatattctatagaatagatattctatattctatagaatagatattctatattctatagaatagatattctatattctatagaatagatattctatattctatagaatagatattctatattctatagaatagatattctatagaatagatattcgatattctatagaatagatattcgatattctatagaatagatattcgatattctatattctatagaatagatattcgatattctatattctatagaatagatattcgatattctatattctatagaatagatattcgatattctatagaatagatattctatattctatagaatagatattcgatattctatattctatagaatagatattctatattctatagaatagatattctatattctatattctatagaataggtattctatattctatattctatagaataggtattctatattctatagatATTCTGtattctatagaatagatattctatggaatattctatattctatggaatattctatattctatggaatagatattctatattctatggaatagatattctatattctatggaatagatattctatattctatagaatagatattctatagaatagatgttctatattctatagaatagatgttctatagaatagatattcgatattctatagaatagatattctatagaatagatattcgatattctatagaatagatattctatagaatagatattcgatattctatagaatagatattctatagaatagatattcgatattctatagaatagatattCGATATTCTATAGAATAGGTATTCGATATTCTATAGAATAggtattctatattctatagaataggtatacacacagacatatatattcacaatgcctttaaaaatttttttatttaataaattttttatttaataaatttttatttaaagaaaagattaaaactTTAAGGCTTAAATGAACTTTTTTTGACTACAACTTCCTCCTAGCAGAACTGAGAATAGAATGCTGTTTCTTGGATTCAGACATTTTCCTTTCGACCTGTGGCAAGCCTGATAAAACAGTGCCAGAATCATCAACATTAACCACGTCTATAGATGCTTTATTTTTGCAACATTTCTGCATGAGCAGCCTTAACCTGCTATTTCTCAGGCATTGTCTCCTATAGGTGGCATTCAAGAAACTGACCAGGCCTCTAATGATAGCAGTAGATCCCACTTCTGTCTTAGCTTAAGATGACACACCTTTGACAAGAAGCGTCAGcaaagtatctttaaaaaaatatttaatccacAGCAAGATGGCTGCGAGTTGTTCTGTTGTGTTACAAGTGCTGGTAAATAAATCATTAGCAATAATCTTTAAATACATAAGGGCGTGGCTGTAGCTAGTAATGCTGATGAAAATCAGAAAGGGAATCCAAGAGGGTCGCAATAGTGTTAGACTTTTTAAACAGTAAGAGCTGTGTAGGAATCCTTCTGTgaaccataaaaataataaacgcTGAGCCTATTGGAACATAATCTCAATCAGCAAGATGCCAATGCTTTCCAGATTTCCTCACAGGGCCCTGCTAATTCCATGCCAAAACTGGCAGTGGATTTCTTCCTTCTAATCTCCCTTAATGCCTTATTCCATTATTGTCACTGCTCTCTGACCATGCACTGTCCCTTCAGACTCTCATTTCCCAACTGAGTCAGTCAGAGGAGCCTGGGTGTCTGCAGGACATAATCTAAGACCACAAACCACCTTGTTCCAAGTGAAAATAAGGAAACAAGAAAGAAGGGAGCCAGGGGAATCCTGCAAATTTTTAGGCAACCTCTTTATCTGTTGGATTACTGACTTGAGGCAAACAAGGAACAGAGATATGAAGGGTTTGAAAGATTTCTCCAGTTGATTGGCAGAGAAGAGCTGGCTAGCAGGGAGGACAACCCTAGGAGGGTGAATTCTGCATTTCAGTGCACTGCAGGATGGCGTCGTCTCTGCCCTGGCTGTGCATTATTCTGTGGTGAGTAAGAtcctttttcctgatttttctttttatctcagaggaaaggaaaagtaTACATCCATTGGGTGACTCCTATATCAAATCATGAAAGAGGCCAGAAGTGGTGTAGCATGTATTTGTAACAGGGTGGAATAGAGTAGATTAGACAAAACCTCTTTTCTGAGCCTGGAAGTAAGGATCATTGACTGTCTACACACAGGCTAGAAAATGCCCTAGGGAAACTCGAAGTTGAAGGCAACTTCTACTCAGAAAACGTCAGTCGGATCCTGGACAACTTGCTTGAAGGCTATGACAATCGGCTGCGGCCAGGATTTGGAGGTAAGAAGCTGCATCTTTGCTACACAAGCACCTGTAGTTTCCTTCCTCCGTTTCTGCCCTTTGAAGACCCAGAAGAGTCAGAAACTAGGTAGTGGGAAGGGGCAGGGGTACGGGAGAGAGACCATGTGTATGTTCCCATCCAGTCTCTGCCTCATCCACCATTAGTAGCCTTGTTCAAGTTATCTGAACTCTCTAAGCCTCATTTCCTAAATTGTAGTGTGGGTATATGATCAATGTTTGCCTCATAGAGTTGTATAAGTGCAAAATGAGATTATTCATGTAAAACAGTTTTCTTAGCACTTTCCCATTAAAGCCATCAATATACATTAgttattatcattttcttttttttattatacttttaagttttagggtacatgtgcacattgtgctttattatcattttcattagAACGAATCTAGCTTCTTTCATTCCTTAATGTTCTCCCAATTGACTAGAATAAATTCTAGATAAGGACACTGACGTGAGTTTTCAGAGTTGAGAGACCCAAGGATCCCCACTACTGGAATGCAATAGGACACATTGCAGATACTGGCTATGATAAGTAAGGGGTTTGGTGGTAGAGGGCTGAGATCAATCCCCTTAACATCAGTGGTGATAATTGTTTCATCCCTCTGGGCTAATTTCAGGTGCTGTCACTGAAGTCAAAACAGACATTTATGTGACCAGTTTTGGGCCCGTGTCAGATGTGGAGATGGTGAGTAAGTTCTAAGTGAGTTGGGTGTTTTCATTTCGGGGAGAAGAGTGGAGTCCCAAAACTAATGATAATGGGCATTGCCGCCAAGCTTGGCTCCAGATTCATGACACAATATGTGTATTCATGCTGGGAGGGCATGACCATTAGAGCGGATTACTGGCTTGATCTTCACATTTCACTAAGGGCTTGAACATTTTAAGCTGagggactttttaaaattatgtcctCTCTTCCATCCACATACTATGTACTAATTCTTCCCTCCAAAGAGAAGAgatgttcccttttctttgtgaAGCTCCAGCAAATTtattggaggaagaaaaaaaacacacagatctTATTCCATATAAAAGTTTATTGAGTATGTCTATAAAACCTAAAGCATAATTGTCTTTTGTGGCAACATCATTAtcagtatattttaataaaactgtaAAGAGGTCATTTGGAAAGGCTCATGCTCTCCACCTTTTACATTGAGGATGGACCAGTAGGTGTTCTGGGGACTCTGTTCCAGGTACAGATGGCTGTAGCATTCATAAGAGGGTATTTATAGTAAGTAGCAATGCAAACTTGAACTCATCTTTTAGAACAAAGTGTATCATGGTATTCTTTTACGGTTCTCAGGTGGCATTTCTCTCTAAAACGGAAGTGTAAATATGAATGCTGAAGTAAACATAACTGTCTTTAAAGAGGTTCATCATTAGGTTTTTATTAGGGAAATGTAATTCTAAAGAAACAGTTATTGGAGACTtcttcattttctgcttttttaagtTGGCAAGAAAAGAAGatgtaaagaaagcaaaaaggaaggagtaaaggaagaagagaaagggatatggaggaaaagaaggaagaaataaaattgaaagaaaaggaaagagggaggaagggctttattcaagAGATGATTATCTTACTAtataaggagaaagaagagttaGCAATATTCAGAATCCTGAATTATTTTAGTATCATATTTTTCATTCGCGTTCTAAGCCACCCCAAGTATAAACAACTACAACAATTTGCTATTGAATTGTTGAAGTCTGAGTATACTTAGTGTTCTATCTTatgcttgtgtctgtttttacagTTTACTTGTGCAATAGGTCCCTATTATATCATGAGTCATTATTGTATGGGTATATTGCTtgtcaaattatatttttaaaatgtaatcactGCTTGCCATAATAAGTTTCATAAAGGAATTTATATAGTAGGCAAAGCAATTATTGGCAATACTTTGATATAATTACAAGTTGTTATTTGTTATTGACTTTTGCAATAGCTCTTATTAtaattcttaaacattttaatgttatttcatAAAAGCCACAGATTAATTCATAATTTTGATGATACATACTTAAATGATACCCTCTTTAGAATAGTCACAGTAACACTTGTTTATATGTTCCCTgagaacaatataaaataattttgatgtgCAGCTATAGTGTGTTTATCAAGTAAGGTTTATCTATGTGTGGAATTTTACTGAATGGTACTCTGAAGCTCTGAGATACCTTTGAGGGTGAATGAGGTGCAAAGGGGAATAGTTAGTCTAACCGATGGTATAAAGGCCAGCTAGCACAAAGGCTAAACtaaatatttccataatttttttctagattaaGGAGGACATATTGATAGATGGAAATATGGACGACTGGATAGATAAAGAGGAAGAATATTAAGGAAAGTCAAGGTGGAGGAGGGAAGTTTACATATCACAGCACTATCTTTTATAACAATGCAAACTTTCTGAGTTTGAGAATAATAATAACTGGCTAAAATTACAGCTTTGTGAGAAATTATTGCGATAAAAAGTTGCTTTATTGCTTAAGTTTTGAGATTGGGTGTATAGGCTAGTGAATAAactattcttagcaaactatcttTCCAGCCcgcacaaatattttattttctcttaggaGTATACGATGGACGTTTTTTTCCGCCAGACCTGGACTGATGAGAGGTTGAAGTTTGGGGGGCCAACTGAGATTCTGAGTCTGAATAACTTGATGGTCAGTAAAATCTGGACGCCTGACACCTTTTTCAGAAATGGTAAAAAGTCCATTGCTCACAACATGACAACTCCTAATAAACTCTTCAGAATAATGCAGAACGGAACCATTTTATACACCATGAGGTGAGGTTTCTCCAATTCTATTTCCCCTGCCTAAATGATATGTCCATAATACTAACTCAGAACCGTTGATTTCAATGTTTCTAGGCTTACCATCAATGCTGACTGTCCCATGAGGCTGGTTAACTTTCCTATGGATGGGCATGCTTGTCCACTCAAGTTTGGGAGCTGTAAGTTACAACAGGCTTCTGAGAGTCAAATAATACATCCAAAATACATAATTACTTGGTTTTAGTTGATACTGGAAATCAAGGAAGAAATAGAATCATGACACTATCAGTGTGATTCTAGGAATATACTTAATCATTCTGTCAATCTCATAAATTGAGGCTTTAGTCATcaagattaaagaaaatattaaatgcaatctatgtttgtatttcctttttttatagaCAATGTGcactttgaaggaaaaaaagacaactcGTCAAATTCACTGCtatatttaatttgtttcaaatatttagaTGCTTATCCCAAAAGTGAAatcatatatacatggaaaaaaggACCACTTTACTCAGTAGAAGTCCCAGAAGAATCTTCAAGCCTTCTCCAGTATGATCTGATTGGACAAACAGTATCTAGTGAGACAATTAAATCTAACACAGGTAAGAATTTGACCAAAGGATGGAAATAATCCCTCAGGATGACTCCAGTGCACATTTTCcaaatatctatttctttttcctttgtcttagCCATTCTCAGCTAAGCATGCTGTTTTGAAGTGATGAGTAGCTTTCCTTAAAACTGATCTTGCA
Proteins encoded in this window:
- the GABRA6 gene encoding gamma-aminobutyric acid receptor subunit alpha-6 isoform X1, whose amino-acid sequence is MASSLPWLCIILWLENALGKLEVEGNFYSENVSRILDNLLEGYDNRLRPGFGGAVTEVKTDIYVTSFGPVSDVEMEYTMDVFFRQTWTDERLKFGGPTEILSLNNLMVSKIWTPDTFFRNGKKSIAHNMTTPNKLFRIMQNGTILYTMRLTINADCPMRLVNFPMDGHACPLKFGSYNVHFEGKKDNSSNSLLYLICFKYLDAYPKSEIIYTWKKGPLYSVEVPEESSSLLQYDLIGQTVSSETIKSNTGEYVIMTVYFHLQRKMGYFMIQIYTPCIMTVILSQVSFWINKESVPARTVFGITTVLTMTTLSISARHSLPKVSYATAMDWFIAVCFAFVFSALIEFAAVNYFTNLQTQKAKRKAQIAAPPTVTISKATEPLEAEIVLHPDSKYHLKKRITSLSLPIVTSSKANKVLTRAPILQSTPVTPPPLSPAFGDTSKIDQYSRILFPVAFAGFNLVYWVVYLSKDTMEVSSSVE